The following nucleotide sequence is from Archocentrus centrarchus isolate MPI-CPG fArcCen1 chromosome 18, fArcCen1, whole genome shotgun sequence.
gACACACTACATGACCAATAAAACACATCTGACAAAAAGCCAgcctaagattttttttaaggattggaTACAAAGATGTAAATCAAATACATCCATCATTTCTCTTATTTTCCTTCTGAAGAAACATGTTGGCTGGACGACTCACCATTATAATGTCTCCACAGATCATGAGGCTTGCATTTTTAGTGAAGGCTGCAACAAAGTCCACCAGTGCAGGTCGCTGGTTTGGAGGTCCAGTCAGGACAAGACATTGTGGTCTAAAACAAGGATATCAGAGAACAGTGATGAGGTTACTATTTAAATAAGTTCCCTCATGGTCTGTGTACAAATGAATTTGCTATCTACAAAGGCATTCAtacagaggaacaagtacaacgttctggaatggccatctcagtccccagacctgaatattattgaaaatctgtggtgtgatttaaagcaggCTGTCCATGCTCTGAAActatcaaacctgactgaactgtagatgttttggaaagaagaatggtccaaaataccttcagccagaatccagactctcattggaagctataggaagcatttagaggctgttatttctgcaaaaggaggatctactaaatgatgtcatttttctgatcTGAACAagaaatgatttataaagggaaaatcatgaaaattatcaggggtgcccaaactttttcatACCACTGTACTTGTAGAAATGGGTTTGTGTGTTACCAGTAGATGGCACAAAAACATGTTGTCATACAAAATTCAGATAAATGCATGATGAGATAATGATGTTAAGCTCCCTTACCTAAAATTCTTGACATGATCCTCCACACCAGTAAGGGAGAGAGAGGCTGACAAAGCCATGTTGTATGAACTTGCCTGGACTGAAGAGCCCCAGTTGCTCTctgttgttttaattaaaaaaaaaaaaaaaaaagtacacaaatGCAGTATAAAAGAGGGGGCCAAATACATTCTTggcttatttcctgttttatctgAAGATACTTCAATACAAAGGATCACGTAATTCCAATATAtcctttatctgttttttttttttttttttatttttaacttactTGGTTTCTTGTATATAATGTATCcaaacaggaagaagatgatgacAAAGGTGACTAGAGCAGCCCACCAGGTAAAAAAGAACATCAGAAATCCAGCTGACACTGTTCCATATAGAGCTGTCCATTTGCTATAGTAGTGAAATGATGGCCTCCAACCTACAGCAATATGAGAAGATCATTATAAGGGGGTATAATAAAGAAGATCTAATCTTATTGGCCAGAACTCTGCCCAATATGGCATCTAATGGGCTTTTAAAAATTTACTCAATCCTGTTGTCCCCCTAAAGCATAAGCACTGAACCCTTAAATGACATtatctgtttctgcagcagTACTGTGTGAGACCATAACGGCTTGAAGTAGTATGAAAATGAATGGGATATCTTGACGTTACTTTGATGATGTAAAAACCTTTTTGTTACTGCTTGTTATGTGTCTCTTGTGTTAGATATAGCTCTTGTCCTTTGTAACATACTTCGTCCTTTGTCTTGTGAATAGGCAGGAGCACCCCCCtccaaataacaaaaacaaaaaaactaatcaACTGCCATTCTTAGGCTTCTACTCAGCTGAACGCCACTCTGTTTTAGCAATACTCGTGGGCATGTGTAGCTTGGCTaaaattttgtgtgttttcagtttattcTTCCTGCCATATTAGTCGCTGTCCAttgaggacactcacattttcaaTGTTAAAACAGtgctatacattttttttttttagatgtttagAACATGGCATATCATCTTTGGATAGATGTTACAATCTACTGTAGCACCTTAGAGAACAGCCACATTGACCACTTTATGGTAGCTGAAATAATTTAGAGCATTGCCCAATTAATTCGTGCCTCAGTGGTTGCATGCTCTTGGGATCACTTAGACCTGAAAATAGATAATGATATCTGACTCAACAAGTGGATGCTGGGTTTGATGCTTCCATTTtttactttcttcatctcctctaGGATTAACTATTTAGAAGTGTTACAAGCTATAATTCCTCTAATTGCCATTTGAGGACTCCTCCAAAAGTGCTTCAGTTCTCACAGACCCTCATGTTAACATGAATCttaacagcattaaaaataatgtttacaGCTGAAGAAAATTACTTTTCATGAAGTTTCAAATAtactcatggtatatgtttgctCTTACcatctttacatttatttgcctgagaaatttgtctaacactggaaaataaacataactgattactGATACAGAAGCTCATAATGTTTGGTGTCAGCCAAGAACAGTGTGTTCGTTCTGGGTATGTCTCTATAACTAACAGATTATCAATAACAGACTCCAGGACTCTGTCTCGTGGAATGGTCGACCACAGACGGAGACCAAACAAACGATAAAGAAAAACTCCGAGGTCATCTGAACACCcagctgttgaaattctctgttttccacatgttgtataatgatgtaaccaaactCTGAGCTGAAGAAGACAGTGTGAGTACTTCATGTCATGTTCAGTACCACGCTGGGcatggtatgcagttctgacccagaTTCATCTGTAAACCTGTttaaaatggctaattaaatttaatagttggactccttattccatggttttgtgtcattcctgttcgatgaacgaacacgcagaaaccaaGAAAAATGACCAATTCTtagttttcacacacacaaaaaaaaccattttGGCTTCTATTGTGGTTTTCCCCATAGACAACAACTCTAGGGTggatgaattttatttatttattaatttaacccagtgatcctcaaatccaggcctcgagggcccctgtcctgcaggttttagatgtgtccctgatccaacacacctgattcaaatggctgaattacctcctcagtatgcagtcaagttctagagagtcctgctaatgacttctatatttgactcaggtgtgttggatcagggacacatctaaaacctgcaggacactgggccacgaggcctggatttgagaaccactgatttaACCCATCAAACTCATGTGTTTTGGGTTGGGTGCGCCTCCTACTGTATGTTTGGTTGTTTACATATTTTCTTATGTTTTAAAGGGCATTCCTTGCAACATCTGACAGCATATATCAGCAGTGGCTTTACAGTGACAGAGGAAGCTCTCTTGTTTGTACAATTTTTGCTAGTTTCTATCAACCATGACTACAGTGTTTCTGTAATTAGACATAAGAATTAACCATACTGAACATGATGCTAGAATCTAGTTTGAAAGGCTTGTGTTTAGTTGCATGTAGTGTAGTGGCTGAGTACTCACCAGGGGCATTGGTGACTGTAGCATGAAAGCAGCTGAAGTTTATAAGACCGTAGGAACACAGGAAGAAGTTGGAGATCAGAGGTGCAATGGCGTTCAGCTGAGCTGTAATGACATAGTAGAGAAAAAACACATCTTACAAAGAGCCAGATAGCTTAATCACAAATTATGCAgagtaaaatgacatttttgttcAGAGATTAGTAtagaaaaatgtgaataaatatttcaaataacaATATTGTGACAATGTTGGATCACACCCACCAATTAGAATGATGCACACAGCAATAACATAGCAGAGTATGTAGGCCCGGTATGGTTCATTATTTTTCCCATAACCCTTTCCAAAGAATCCAATGTACGGGTATATTTTGTCGGTGCACAGACGCTgaagatgagacaaaagttaaaCACTTTCAGATTTTACTACTTTATTACATCATTTGCTCTGTGGTTTTGCTGTTTACTTAGTTAGGGTGTAGCAATTTGTGCCAGAAAGCTGTCATTTGTACCTGTCTTGCGTAGGACTCCAACGCTGAAGTGgcttaaatttgatttattattaatttgggAATGTAGTTATGAAAAAGTGTCCACTAATTGAAAATGATACATAATGGGATTGTATGAATCACACTGCAGTAAACTGGCTTTCTTTTTTAAGTACTTGATTTTTACCTGTAAGGAAGTGAAAGCACTACTGAGAGAGGCAAAGTAGCTGTATCGTATCTGCTGGTTCTCACCTGAAAAATTTTAGGGGCAGAAACAATAAATCCAAGAGCAGAAGACAAGGTGGCTGCAAAGACACCGGCAAGCATCACGTGGTAGGAACCAGAAAGTTGACCCATTACCTGGTTAGAATGTGAtgtaaagacaaaaaacaaaccaaaaacattacTAAAACAAAACTGGCCCAGactgcaataaaacaaacaaacatggcatCTTATTTGACCAGTAATGTACCTGTAAAGAGTTGGCCAGCCCTTGTTTGCAAGTATGTGATTCGATGCACTTTGTGAAGTTCCAGCCCAGATTACATGCCAGCCCTATACAGCCATCAGTGGAGTTTCCAATTATGGTGTCATTGATGTTTCCAGAAGCATCCCGCACTACACATGCCCCTGCAAAGTCATTTTCAGGTCATAGTTAAAAACAGTTTCAGACACACAGTCCAATCCTTTCACATTCACATGGCCAAGACTGTCTTCAGCATTTACTTTACAACATCTGAATGAGCCTTTCCTGTTTAGATACCTGTTTAGGTACTAGCCTTATCATATGCAAATCAATAAAGACAAAATAGGGAAAAGCAAGTAATTACCAGAAGTGAGAGTAAGCACTACATAGCTGAGAGTAGTCCAAAAAATGGCCCAAAGGGTACCTTTGGGGATGGCGCTATTGGGGTCCTGCAGCAGGATTAACAGGTTTAAAGTCAGCATTCACATAGTTTTTGTTAGTAAGAAGTATTTCTCTTTTATATCCTTTTCATACTTTGAGGTCTCCACAGATGCTGACTCCAGACATGATGCCAGTACAAGCTGGGAAGAAAATGGCAAACAGTCTGGCAAAGTTGCCATCAGGTCCTCTCCAGTCTGGTGTCAGGTTTTCTACAAAGATGTCACCTGTAGAATATGCCATATATTAATTTAAATACTATTAATAAGCTttgaattctgaaaaaaaaaagttgaaaatacacatgaaacacacaaaatcagacacatgttcttatttaaaaaaaaaaaattatatatatatatatatatatatatatatatatatatatatatatatatatatatatatatatatatatatatatatataattttctaTTTTCCTATTAGTGCCAGTCATTCACCTTTTGCAATCCTATAATCTGAGTAACATTAAATGGCTGtgcaaaaataactgaaatgtcCAAATGAAGCTGAAATACATTACACATGTTTAGAAAATGGAGACAAACCATTTGATCTAATagtttcaacatttttaacaagTACTGACCAAAGTATTTCAAATGAATATTTGTTCAATGCTGTGTTTGGAATAAGAGAAAGAAGTCTAAACTTACTGCGATATCCAAAGATGCCCagtgcttgtttttctttgctgggAGGTATAAGTGTTCCCACAATGTAATTGACTAAGGAAGCCAAGAGAACTATGAAGAAAACAATCTGGGTCTGAGAGAGATAGATAATGTAAAGAGggtaaaaattaaaatagataTCATAAAGAATAAAAGTTAGTAAGAGACAAGAAGATTTGTAACCCGATGTCTGCAAATAAAGTGAAATGTGTCCAGATGCGCTCACCTTGGACTCCCAGTCCATTCCAGCCAGTGCAATGCACAGAAGAACGGTCACTGTGCACACACCCACAACACGGATATTATTAGCTGGACTGTCCAGGGAGGTTCCCATGCTCTATATGATTCAGCAAAGTTATTGACAAACATACAAAACTAAACAGGGCATAAAATAATATCCCTTAATAGAATGTAATTTATATGATATGGATATCTACTATATGTActttaaaaaatcaaatattggaTTACCTGCATTAGAGTACTGACTACCTCTGAAAAGCCAACAGTATGGAGTCCAACATTCAGAGCATTGGCAAAGGAAAAGATCAAACCAATTGATGCTCCAAGTTCAGGACCCAGACTTCGGGATATCATGAAATATGCCCCACCTGGATATTTGAATATTACACAGAAGGAAGAAAATTAAATGGACTATATGAATGGACTGCTATTCATATAGCACCCCCAGCTGCAAATTTCCATTCTTACAGGCCTAATGATTATTTTTTGATAGATATCCATATATTGATACATCCATGTATTGATATATTGTCAGATGtgtactgtattttttattGGGACTCTAGCTTTGCACAGTGACTTACCTGATTTCACCCTTCCATTGGTGGCAATGGCACAGATGGAGAGAGCAGTTGTTGTGGTCACCGACACCGCCAAAAATATAATAACCAAGGTCAAAACTGACATGAGACAAAAgttttgaaaaagaaagctcATTATTACAATACTGTGAACAATGTTTTTTAAGCAAGTCTATTTGCATGCTTAGGATggcaacattttaatttttgacatgtatgttttttgttgaatttttttttgcttacatAATTCCAAAACTGTGCTGTACTGTGGAGCAGTGAGACTCTTAGAGCTGAGTCTCTTTAACTTGCCACACAAAGAGATTTGTTCTTACAAATGTTTTAGGAACTGTCTCTTATTCTTCTTATTCCCATTACTTTATCAGTAATTTTTGCAAACTAATATGGAAAGCATATAAGCCTCAGATAAACCTGGAGAGGTTTGACAGTAACAGAAAACAGGAATGAAAGGGGTTGAGTATCTCACCAATGCCTGCTTCAGAGGTGATCCATGTTAGGCGGAGATACAGGATGACTCCCCAAATATTCAGCATGCAACGCATCTATGACAAAATAGCACAACTGTGATGCTGTTGAGATAAGTTCaaatgtatgttttgttttgtttttgttttacttgttttgtttttccatttgtacGATGTAGACTTAAATGCACAGAAGCTTTACTCACCTTGACTCCAATTATCCAGCCAAATCTAACTGGAGGTTTCGCATTAGGATCTTTAGGCTGTTCGTTTTCACTTTCAGTGGCTGGGTTGTCAGTAACGTCTTGTTCTCTGGTGGTGTTTCCGCTTTCCATTTCCTGAAAGTAAagaaactgatttaattttgtaagttaaaaaaaaagacaagtgcCTTGTTGTCAGGTTTGTGTTAAATGTAATAATGTATACAGTTATTAACTATATAGGgctcaaaataaatgtaattaaaaaaaaacaagtttgagAATAATTATCCTTATATTAAAGTATAATAGTgccataataataattttttatttttttggtgactCCAGTTCACAGTCATATAGAATAAGACCTGAAACCTGAGACCCAACATCTCATGAAGAACAAATAACTCAGTGATTTCATAAAGGACCCAACTACAAGAAACTGAATATGACCAGCAGCCAGGGCAGTTTGACTGTGGATCATTTTGGGGTATTTATAATTCAGAGGCAATGGTTTGGACAACCTGCAAAGTTAAACGTTTTTCCCAGAGGTGGAAAACTCGCCTCAAATGCTTTGCGGAGAGCCTCCAGTGAAGGCCTGCTCTTTGCCTGTGGGCGGGGGATCGAATCAGCATAATGCTCCAGCTTTGGCACCAGGTCTATGGTGCTATAGTAGGAAGATCTCCGCAGGTCCATCTTGGGGTCACTCCATTCTGATGGACTGTTGGACAAGAgttacagcaaaacaaacaaacaaatcaaaacaaaataacaaaaaaaagttaatgaagAAAATCCATAATTGGCATTAGCTGTAATTCCCTTAACAGCTGCTAGATACAGTTAATGTCCTCATCTCAAGTTTATTTGTTGTTAATATTTCACAGATTATCTAAATCAGTCAGCTGATAGCACAACGGTTTTTAAGACCTAAATGAGATAAAACAGTTTTCAACCTAAATgaagaagtgaaaaaataaataaataaataaacatatatatatatatatatatatatttgagggCGATCACAAACCTGAAACCTTCGCCTGAGATAAAGTTTGGATGAACTTGGCGGATACCATCTTGCtctctgctgccatcaaaatgGTGTGACGAGTATCTGGGAGGCCCTTCTTCATTGGTTGAGAAATGGACCTGACGGTCAATGCCTGGGGCTGACTCTTTACGCTTGGTTATAAACTGCCCCATTGATAGCCTCACTAATTCCTTTGTAGAAGAAAAGCAGAGTGAGAAGAACTGATTCCTGTTTGTTCACAGAGTTGAAATTGCTTTACAAactaacattttaattttgtgcaGACATTCAGTGTGATAGCTCATTAATCCTTTAACAATCCTGAGtttttttggcagatttttttggcCCGGAGACAGGCCCTAGTATTGTTAAAggtttaaaaccaaaaacacaaaattcatCCTCATATTCCCTACAGTCCTTGTGgcaaaaacagacacaataaCCCATTTACAGACTCTGTGGGTTCAGAGAAGCACTGGTATTCACTGGTACTGCATCACTTTTGCGcttctaattttattttcaacTCAAAAAATGCTAGGCAGGTGCAGCAGGTGCAGCAGGTACAGTTCACtatgagtgaaaaaaattagagtattaaaaaaaaaaagaagcatataACTGAGGGGAAATTTAGAGTTTGGTAATGTTTTGGGTTTGACATGACAACAAATGTACATGGGATGAACTATATTTATAAACTActgtaaaaaattatttaattctAATAttcattataaatataaaagtatTGATGGGAGCAGCTCTGGAGGATTTCCACAGGCTAAATTTGTGCACTGAATCACACTAATAAAATGATCTCATTTAAATAATATTATGTAGGAATCACTGCCGGCTCCATCAGAAAAGCTTCCAGGCTTATCTGCAATGAACTGCAAAAaactcagttcaattcaaaGATCTTTATTATTCCCAAGGAGACAATTATTTCCATAGCCAGTAGtacagtaaagacaaaaattttaatttataccataaaacatacataaaaatcacaacaaatcatttaaaaacctaaTTGCTGCCAGGACAAAAGATTCTCTCAATCTTAATAATATGTATCTGTTTACATTACGTATAAAATAGTATGTAAATATATCCCACAAAGCTCTCTTTCACACAGATGTAATTAAAGCTATATATCCTTAAACCAGTAACATCGAAAAAGAATCTAAGAGTGTAttgaacatttaaagcaaataaaatactaCTTACAGTTGCCCCTCAACAGATGAAAATGTTGTTCATCCCTCAGCTTAAAATTTATACTGtcagggaggaggtgaggtGGTGACATCCAGTCCCATTTACTGCCGCCCCAAACCCTCCTCCACAACTCTCACACACTGCAGATATTCTCATAAGATTAATAAAAGTCAGTTCAGTGGTACTATTTGAAATCACTTGTCTCGACTGAACTATATTTTGAgtcaaaactgtaaaaaaaataacttttcaaTTTTAGTATCAAAAAGTAGACAGTGCTTTTCTCCAGCACGTGCTCTGTATCCTTTAACCTCTAAaacctttttgtgtttgttttgcatgtCTGGTTTGTGGTACTGTAGCTGTTCTCTGAGAAAAATCCATCTTGCACAACACAGGACGTGTGAGGCAGAAGTAAATGTGGAGAAAACAGATGAAGAGAAAACTTTTCTCAGAAGtgttcagttaaatatatttatctgATATtggtaatgaaaaaaacaataaggcAAAACATTAatacttaaatatatttattttcaacattcaaataaaatatcaaCATACAGTAATGATTTCTTTACCCTCAGGTTGTGTTCAAcaactttgtgttcatggttaaaaaaaaaaaaatgactgctcATCAAGACTCATCATAaaaactgtattattattattattactacatgtgttggatttttttttattggtttaaATTCTTTTGaacattaaatatttgttatttatgACCTGTATGCCTCATTGATCTGAGCTTATACAGCTTGAATTCAAGTTCCAAAAGAACACAGttttttggattatttttacTATAATAAATAATCAGTTGTTTCCAGACTGTTTCCAGCAGTAGCCCACTGCAGCCTGCAATGCATAACTATGCCATGAAGATAAAGTGACAGATTTAGCATGTCTTTAGGGTCTGCCAAAGGAACCGTGCCCAATATGCAAAGTAAAATCTGGATTTGACTCTGCTTTGAGGGGCGATTGTTTTTGTGAGAATGGACATCCAGTGAGGAACTCACACTGATTCATTATGTCCTCCAGGTTTAAACATAGATTTTTGATACAGCAGGTGAAAACATGGCACCTAATCAGGGAAATCTAAGTTCCTGGATTTATAGTATTTTTggaaaaagattaaaaagtcAACACTCCTGGATATAATAATCTATGTATTCATATATTTggataaaatatttcattttgattATGTAATCAACCAAAAGTTTATAATTGGACATGTTCagactttttattattattataaatataaaattattgtTTGTCTTGAAACcaatcaaaatacatttttagcaTTCCTCTTCTATTCCATCCTCACTGTCAGTTTTTGGCCTCTCTCCTTCTCACCAGTGTAGTGATCAAATATCAAAAGTCTCACTTATGGCATATTGGCCTGCTGACACACAATGAACTGTGAACAcagcctcaaaaaaaaaaaaacattgtacaccaaagctacaaaaataaaagttcagCGTTACTGAAACATTGTTGCAACCTGCCAACACAGGTGTTGTTTCTGTGGGAGAGAGGATCTACTTGGCAAAGGTTCCCACAGTGGTTGCCAGAGAACCCAAGGtgggtgtgtgcatgtacacacacacacacgaacacacacacacacacacacacacaaaagaaaacaaaacaaaaaactccacCGAGTTGCAAATTAATGCAGTTAACTTTGTGTGTTGAAATCCACAAAGTCATGGGATCTTAGCTCAGTCTGATCAACAAATTAACCACATTTCTCAGAGATGAAACATTTCAGTTGGTCAAATTTGACTGTAAAACAACACACGGGTTAAtttttcaagttaaaaaaacataCACGGACCATTCTAAACATCTGTAAACCTCCTCTGTTTTCAGATGGCCAGCAGCTGACTGTGACTCagcctactttttttttcagaactgttGAGTCAGCAGTGTTTTCAGCATCAATAATGTGCAGGAAGAAACTCTTGTTTTCACAATGACCAGGCTGAAAATAGTATCAAAGACCCGTCTTCTATTCCATTCTGTTCTATTTGATTCTGTTTACAGATTTACCTGCTACAGTGTATAAAGTGTATATAACGTTTTTCCCTCATTGGtagatgtattt
It contains:
- the LOC115796790 gene encoding solute carrier family 12 member 3-like translates to MGQFITKRKESAPGIDRQVHFSTNEEGPPRYSSHHFDGSREQDGIRQVHPNFISGEGFSPSEWSDPKMDLRRSSYYSTIDLVPKLEHYADSIPRPQAKSRPSLEALRKAFEEMESGNTTREQDVTDNPATESENEQPKDPNAKPPVRFGWIIGVKMRCMLNIWGVILYLRLTWITSEAGIVLTLVIIFLAVSVTTTTALSICAIATNGRVKSGGAYFMISRSLGPELGASIGLIFSFANALNVGLHTVGFSEVVSTLMQSMGTSLDSPANNIRVVGVCTVTVLLCIALAGMDWESKTQIVFFIVLLASLVNYIVGTLIPPSKEKQALGIFGYRSDIFVENLTPDWRGPDGNFARLFAIFFPACTGIMSGVSICGDLKDPNSAIPKGTLWAIFWTTLSYVVLTLTSGACVVRDASGNINDTIIGNSTDGCIGLACNLGWNFTKCIESHTCKQGLANSLQVMGQLSGSYHVMLAGVFAATLSSALGFIVSAPKIFQRLCTDKIYPYIGFFGKGYGKNNEPYRAYILCYVIAVCIILIAQLNAIAPLISNFFLCSYGLINFSCFHATVTNAPGWRPSFHYYSKWTALYGTVSAGFLMFFFTWWAALVTFVIIFFLFGYIIYKKPKSNWGSSVQASSYNMALSASLSLTGVEDHVKNFRPQCLVLTGPPNQRPALVDFVAAFTKNASLMICGDIIMEPDRQTQLQDIRDQMVKWLNKRKVRSFYTQFTADILRDGTHFLLQASGLGKLKPNTLVLGFKTNWRESSPESIEDYIHTIYDTFDSNFSVCILRMMDGLDMSDQFEVAVNQGFEPDESVESDDHQSPEKESAADVSDNSEIKTVFQNSQGKKNIDIYWIADDGGLTLLVPYLLARRKRWRSCKIRVFIIGDEQNMEERREDMSTLLKRFRLAFDVIVMTNTETSPQPKNMSRFVDSIAPFRLYHEELEGISVQELRQREPWKISDKEFEAFKVKSERKVRLNEIIRKNSHQTALVLVSLPVPRGDCPSALYMAWLDTLTSGLYCPVVLIRGNQQNAITFYCQ